In Helianthus annuus cultivar XRQ/B chromosome 8, HanXRQr2.0-SUNRISE, whole genome shotgun sequence, a single genomic region encodes these proteins:
- the LOC110869720 gene encoding uncharacterized protein LOC110869720: MSRKLDERLPGQFAANTQPNPNAHVKTITTHSGRTIGNPSVEEREADEDGDIIDEVIEMEAPGKVQKRLSPASTAQPGESQSEKKVEKKPIDVRPSPYVNHAYVPFPSRLKNQKYSREYGQFLDIFKQLKINLPFIEALQSMPKYAKFLKDLLKNKEKLGELSNVPLHGGCSAIVSNKLPEKLTDPGVFTIPCLFGSNTNTRALADLGASINLMPFSLYEKLDLGELSPTRMTLSLADRSVKHPRGIVENLLVKVDKFVFPADFVILDMEADENIPLILGRPFLNTAKALIDVSLGTITLRAGEE; encoded by the coding sequence ATGTCTAGGAAGTTAGATGAAAGATTACCCGGTCAGTTTGCAGCTAACACCCAACCTAACCCGAATGCTCATGTAAAAACCATTACCACGCATAGTGGCAGAACCATAGGGAACCCGAGCGTAGAAGAGAGAGAGGCTGATGAGGATGGAGACATTATAGATGAAGTGATAGAGATGGAGGCTCCCGGCAAAGTGCAAAAGAGGCTaagcccagcaagtaccgcacagccCGGTGAATCTCAAAGTGAGAAGAAAGTTGAGAAAAAGCCCATAGACGTTAGACCTTCACCCTATGTGAATCATGCGTATGTTCCATTTCCCTCGCGCCTTAAGAATCAAAAATACTCAAGGGAATACGGGCAGTTCTTAGATATCTTCAAGCAATTGAAGATTAATCTTCCGTTCATAGAGGCACTCCAGTCCATGCCAAAATATGCAAAATTCTTGAAGGACCTTCTTAAGAACAAAGAGAAATTAGGTGAGTTGTCTAATGTCCCATTGCATGGAGGGTGTTCGGCCATCGTTTCAAATAAGTTGCCCGAAAAGCTTACCGATCCCGGTGTGTTCACTATTCCTTGTCTATTCGGTAGTAACACGAACACTAGAGCCTTAGCCGACCTAGGTGCTAGCATTAATTTGATGCCCTTTTCGCTTTACGAGAAGCTAGATTTAGGCGAGCTTTCACCTACTCGAATGACATTGTCCTTAGCTGATAGGTCCGTGAAACACCCGAGGGGAATAGTTGAGAATCTGCTTGTTAAGGTGGATAAGTTTGTTTTTCCGGCCGATTTCGTTATTCTAGACATGGAAGCCGATGAAAACATACCGTTAATTTTAGGTCGCCCATTCTTAAACACCGCTAAAGCTCTAATAGATGTCTCTTTAGGCACCATCACACTTAGAGCGGGCGAGGAATGA